Below is a window of Comamonadaceae bacterium M7527 DNA.
GCTTTGCCAACGGCCTCACTCACCAAACCCACCGCGCCAGAAAAAGCCACTCGTTCAAACACCAGTTTGGGCGCGTCGCCACGCAAGCGAAAGCCGCAGCCCGCCAGCGCACTGGCGGCAGCGGCAGTCAAACCAAGCTGAAGAAAAGCGCGTTTGCTGGCACGTGTTGCTGGTGTCATAAAAGCCTCAAATTACGATGTTGACCAAGCGCCCTGGTACCACCACTACTTTTTTAGCAGCAGCACCGTTGGCCTGTTTCAAAAAGGCGTCGCTGGCCAAGGCTGCGGCCTCTATGTCGGCCTTGCTGGCGTCAGCAGCCACCCTGACTGCACCGCGCAATTTGCCATTGACTTGTAGCATCAGCTCAATCACATCTTGCACCAATGCAGACTCATCAACCACCGGCCATGGCGCGTCAAGCAAGTCGGCCTGAGCGTTAAAGCCCAACTCAGCCCACAACGTGCAGGTGATGTGAGGGCAAGCTGGGTACAGCACGCGCAACATGATGGAGAAACACTCGGCCAAAGCCTTGTTGTCTGCATCGGTGTTGGCCAGCTGCGCGCCCTCTAGCGTATTGAGCATTTTCATCACGGCTGACACCACCGTGTTGTACTGCATGCGCTCGTAGTCAAAAGAGGCTTGACGCAAGACCGTGTGAACATCCAAGCGCAGCGCCTTGGCTGCGTCGCTGTAAGCAGGCGCATCGGCCGCCAGCTTCACGCCTGCAGCCAGTGCATCCTGGTGTTTGTAACCAAAATTCCAAACGCGGCGCAAAAATCTAAAGCTGCCCTCAACCGCAGCGTCGTTCCACTCAAGCGTGGCCTCAGGCGGCGCAGTAAACATGGTGTACAGGCGCGCGGTATCGGCACCAAAGGTGTCTATCAAAGACTGGGGGTCAACGCCATTGTTTTTAGATTTGGACATGGTGCCCACGCCCTCGTAGTCAATGGCGGTACCAGCGGGCAAGTCCCCCACGGCTTTGATGAGCTTGGCGCCCATCACCTTGCCTGCATCATCGTGTACATGCTCAACGTCGCTGGGCCAAAAATACTCCTTGCCGCCTTGCGCTGTGCGCTTGGAGTAAATATTGTTCAGCACCATGCCCTGCGTGAGCAGCCTGGCAAACGGCTCGTCCACGCTCACCAGCCCCAAGTCACGCATGACCTTGGTCCAAAAGCGCGCATAGAGCAAATGCAAAATGGCATGCTCAATACCACCAATGTACTGATCCATGCCGCCGGCCATCCAGTACTGCGCACCCTCGCTCACCATGGCATCTGCGTTGTGTGGGTCGCAATAACGCATGAAGTACCAAGACGAATCGACAAAGGTATCCATGGTGTCGGTTTCGCGCTTGGCAGGTTTGCCGCAACATGGGCAAGCCACATTCAAAAACGCCTCAGACTTGTTCAGCGGGTTACCGCTGCCGTCCGGAACCAGGTCTTGTGGCAGCACCACCGGCAAGTCTTTTTCAGGCACTGGCACTGCGCCACAATCATCACAGTGAATGATTGGAATGGGCGTACCCCAGTAACGCTGACGGCTGATACCCCAGTCGCGCAAACGCCAAGTGGTTTGCTTCTCGCCCAAGCCTTTGGCACTGAGGTCTTTGGCCACCGCATCCACGCACTCGGCAAACGGCAAACCGTTGTAGGCGCCTGAGTTGATCGCAACACCAGCCCCCTTGGTGGCATACCACTCTTGCCATTGCTGGTCGTCAAACGGGCCTTGCCCTTCTACAGCGACAACAGGCTTGATGGCCAACTGGTATTTGAGCGCAAACGCAAAGTCACGCTCATCATGGGCAGGCACGCCCATAACAGCGCCGTCGCCGTAGCTCATGAGCACATAGTTGCCCACCCACAGCGCAACCGACTCGCCAGTCAGCGGATGCACAACAGTAAGACCTGTGTCCATGCCCACTTTTTCCTTAACCGCCATTTCAGCTTCTGTGGTGCCGCCTTGCTGGCACGTCACAATAAAAGAGGCCAGTGTGGGGTTGTTGCTGGCCGCATGCGCAGCCAGTGGGTGCTCAGGAGCGACCGCACAAAACGTCACACCCATGATGGTGTCCGGGCGCGTCGTAAACACATACATGCGCCCGCCATCTATCAGCTCACCACCGGCGTTTTTGACATCGTGCGTAAACGCAAAGCGCACACCTGCGCTTTTGCCAATCCAGTTTTCTTGCATGGCGCGCACGCGCTCTGGCCAGCCGCCAAGTGTGGCGTTGCTGTTGCCGTTTTGCACGTGGTCCAGCAACTCGGGCGCGTAGTCGGTAATCTTGAGGTAGTACCCGGGAATCTCCCGCTTTTCCACCACGGCACCTGTACGCCAGCCTTTGCCGTCAATCACTTGCTCGTTGGCCAATACGGTTTGGTCTACCGGGTCCCAGTTCACCACCTGGGTTTTGCGGTAAGCAATGCCTTTGTCCAGCATCTTCAAAAACAGCCACTGGTTCCACTTGTAATAAGCCGGGTCGCAGGTGGCCACCTCGCGTGACCAGTCAATGGCCAAGCCCATGGCTTGCATCTGCTTTTTCATGTAAGCGATGTTGTCAAACGTCCACTTGGCTGGCGGCACTTTGTTTTTGAGTGCTGCGTTTTCAGCGGGCAAGCCAAAGGCGTCCCAGCCCATGGGCATCAAGACGTTGTAACCCTTCATGCGCAGCTGACGCGTGAGCATGTCGTTGATGGTGTAGTTGCGCACGTGGCCCATGTGTAGCTTGCCACTGGGGTAAGGCAACATAGAACAGGCATAAAACTTGGGACGTGATCTGTCCTCTGTGACGCGGTAGGCGTCAGCGCTGGCCCATGCGCTGCGCATGGCCTGTTCAATCACTTGGGGTTCAAATTTCTCTTGCATCTGGGTGCTGTGGCGCTGGTAATGGTGAGCAAGCTGGCGCTTGCCAATTCAGGTAATCGGATTCAGTAGGTCAGTGCAAGCCCAACACATCGAACATGTCAAACATGCCTGTTGGCTTGTCTGCCAAAAAGCGGGCGGCGCGCAAACTGCCCTGCGCATAGTGGCGCGCGGCTGCTGGACTTGTGGGTGATTTCAATGCGCTCACCGGTGCCGGCAAACAACACGGTGTGGTCACCCACAATATCACCGCCACGAATGGTGGCAAAACCAATGGTGGACGGATCACGCTCACCGGTGACACCTTCGCGGCCATACACCGCGCAGTCTTTGAGGTCGCGCCCCAGGGCGTGGGCAACCACCTCGCCCATCTTCAAGGCTGTACCCGATGGCGCGTCAACCTTATGGCGATGATGGGCCTCGATGATTTCAATGTCATAGCCTTCGGGCATGGCTTTGGCAGCCATCTCCAGCAGCTTTAGTGTGACGTTGACACCCACACTCATGTTGGGCGCCATCACCAGCGACGTGGTTTGACTGGCTTTTTGCAACTGCGCTTTCTGGTCGTCGCTGAACCCGGTGGTACCAATCACCACAGACACGCCCGCAGCAACAGCAGCAGCCACATGCACCATGGTGCCTTCGGGTCGGGTGAAGTCAATCAACACCTGCGCACCTGTCAAGGCTTGCGCCACATCACTTTGAATGGTGACACCCGTGGTGC
It encodes the following:
- the leuS gene encoding leucine--tRNA ligase, with product MQEKFEPQVIEQAMRSAWASADAYRVTEDRSRPKFYACSMLPYPSGKLHMGHVRNYTINDMLTRQLRMKGYNVLMPMGWDAFGLPAENAALKNKVPPAKWTFDNIAYMKKQMQAMGLAIDWSREVATCDPAYYKWNQWLFLKMLDKGIAYRKTQVVNWDPVDQTVLANEQVIDGKGWRTGAVVEKREIPGYYLKITDYAPELLDHVQNGNSNATLGGWPERVRAMQENWIGKSAGVRFAFTHDVKNAGGELIDGGRMYVFTTRPDTIMGVTFCAVAPEHPLAAHAASNNPTLASFIVTCQQGGTTEAEMAVKEKVGMDTGLTVVHPLTGESVALWVGNYVLMSYGDGAVMGVPAHDERDFAFALKYQLAIKPVVAVEGQGPFDDQQWQEWYATKGAGVAINSGAYNGLPFAECVDAVAKDLSAKGLGEKQTTWRLRDWGISRQRYWGTPIPIIHCDDCGAVPVPEKDLPVVLPQDLVPDGSGNPLNKSEAFLNVACPCCGKPAKRETDTMDTFVDSSWYFMRYCDPHNADAMVSEGAQYWMAGGMDQYIGGIEHAILHLLYARFWTKVMRDLGLVSVDEPFARLLTQGMVLNNIYSKRTAQGGKEYFWPSDVEHVHDDAGKVMGAKLIKAVGDLPAGTAIDYEGVGTMSKSKNNGVDPQSLIDTFGADTARLYTMFTAPPEATLEWNDAAVEGSFRFLRRVWNFGYKHQDALAAGVKLAADAPAYSDAAKALRLDVHTVLRQASFDYERMQYNTVVSAVMKMLNTLEGAQLANTDADNKALAECFSIMLRVLYPACPHITCTLWAELGFNAQADLLDAPWPVVDESALVQDVIELMLQVNGKLRGAVRVAADASKADIEAAALASDAFLKQANGAAAKKVVVVPGRLVNIVI